In Cicer arietinum cultivar CDC Frontier isolate Library 1 chromosome 7, Cicar.CDCFrontier_v2.0, whole genome shotgun sequence, the genomic window GTCCGACcaattagttattaaaaaaatgtacaaTTGTTTATCATCTGAGGCATTCATCTTTTTTCCATTTATTGTAAATTTGTTGATGCAAGTTTGAACTTGCAAATGAGGTGGTATGAATAGGCTGCTTTAGCATTTTAAGGGGTTCTAAGTTTAAACAGATGCAAGAACATGTAGTTGCAGTTCAAATTCATTGTGTTTACTAGTAAAATTATTCATGGTTCTTTCAATCTCTCTCCATGTGCATCCTTTCTTATCAGGACTACAACATTGTAGTTCATGAGACCTGAAAAAGATATGTCATAGGTGCATGGTATTGGTAGAACAGGCAACATGCTTGGAAGCTTGTAATTACAAGAAACAAGCAGTTGAAGCTTTTGGGCCGTATTTCACGTGAGAGTTATCTTGCAACCACATTACTTCTTAGACTTGTTGATAATGTTACTTTGcagttgtattttgtttgtttttgataGAGTAAACCCTAAAATTTAGTCCTTAAAGTATATTTTTTCTCCTACTTAGTTTTCAAAGtgtatgaaaataataaatagtgtttaaagtatatataaatttgtttagtTACAATTTTTATAGACAAATGCTAACAAATACCTCAATGGTACTATCTCCGTCgcaaaatataagaaaaaaaaaggggaTGCATTGTTTGAGACAGAAATATATGTTAAGaaattaatattgaaattttatattgaaaatgcattggaagttatatttttaatttttgaaaagtttaaagTTTATACTTTTCaatgtaaaatttataatttgaaatttctttaacataaatataatttttgagaTGCTAAagtcagttttatttttttaatttaagtccTAGAACATAATATATGGTCTTAACCTAAACAATTTCATAGATTCTCCATAAATACAACTAGCATAAACACTACACCAAGTCATTGACTAGAGATTTATTTCATTTCTCAAAAGGCCAACCAACTTTATCAAGTTTGGTTGGCTTTAACATCATTTTCCCCCTTAGTTAGCTAGAATTTTAAACAAAAGGTAACTCCGTTAGTTTGAACATTTTAAAACCAAGTGACCAATGGCAATAATTAATAAGCACTCTTGGTGGAACCATGTGTTACATTATATATTCGAGTTTGGTTTTAGGTAGGGGCACAAACTAGTGTATTGGACACCATTCATATTTGTTCCACTCTGTGAGCTGTAAATTTCTTACCTGCATTCATTCAGCTGTATTTTATCataacataatatataaatattatctttaaaatatCTAAAGACAATTATTTGCATGAGTAAAATATTACTAGACATTTGTATATATTGTCAGTAACGTGCATTGTGAGtgtaaatcataaaataattacataatcaataatttatattttctgttaGTGTATAGTCACTAATCCCATTCTTTAATATGTTAGTTTTTGCATTTAAATATTGGATTAAATAAGTATTTGattcttataaaattgattttaatctttagaaaaaatttgttatttttactcaaattaaatttaagactaaacgaataattttttcatttaattctGTGGATTacaatgaataaaaattatagagactaaaataaaatttaaaaaactaaaatatattcaataacaAATGAAGCaacaaaaaatgacaattttaatttttgcaaGTGAGCTTCAAATACAATAAATGAAACAAGTAGCAACCCGTGATAGAATGCAAGTTCAAATTAAAGCAATTTAtctatcaattttcaaatatgagAACCAAATTAAATTACCCTTCCTATGTACTTTTTAGATATTCTCAAACAAAATGGTCCCACATATAATGAATGTTCCTACACTCTCATATTAAAATTCCAaagataatcaaaataatataataatccCTATACAATACAATGCCATTTGTAATGAATGGAGGGGACCCAATTAAAACTACTATTAACTTTTTAAGTAATGTCATACCAACGCTTCTaaataatacttaaaaaaaaaagctattttTTCTCTCATGAATTTTGACTTCTCACCAACCTAGTTTTGAGTGAAAAATTGAAGTTATGTGCTTGCTACTCTGAATCACTTTCCAAGCTTTCCATTCCTTTTAAGCCTCTACAACGTTTTTGCTGCATATTCAAGACAAACCCCATAAACATTATTTCACtcttccataattcatataacATCATAACAAATCATACATATATAGTTTCACTATGTAgatacaaaaatttaatcaaatgttGTATAATAATAGTATTCTtcataatattaacaaaaataaacaacataaagGGATGAATATGCTTTTAATCACTAAAATTAACCAAAATGTGTCCCTTTAGTCCATAGTATAAATTCTTTATGTTTCagactttaaaaaatgtattaaaacttctgttatagagattaaaaatatatttaaccagatgaataaaatagaaaaaaagaaaaaggtaaTGTTACCTTCTTGACAGATTTCTTCTCCCTAACCTCATATCTGCTCTTTGTTAGATCTGATAGCCACATCCCAGGAAAACAATACTGTAAACcaataataatgatattaacTATCATAAGGAATCAATTTGTATCTTTgttttagttataaattattaactatGAAATACAAATACTGACAGAGACACCAGACACAACACTGACATGTCGAcatcaataataatttgagaaaatgaattaattgaatgtaatcaatgtATCAGTGTTCCTAGATGCGTTGGTCATCAAGACAGACATTCGATCAGAAGTCTCGGTACTACAGAGATTATAAAACAAGCATAGAATAGAAGTTTTGAGAGAAAAGAAGCCATATATAGTTGTATATATCTTTTACTTAGCTTTGTTTTTTCTATCTAGTAATAATACCTGAAGAGTTCTGTCAATGTTCTTAGCTCTCTTCTTAGGTCTTTGAGAGATTTTTGTCCCTTTCATTGCAAGAAAGTcatcttctttttcctttcttgacAGAGCAATGTATATCTTTGGCCACTCAATTACCTCTACACTGACTTTCTCTTCATTAttagcagcagcagcagcattTGGAACTCGACTTTCGTGTTTCGATTTAATTGAAGATGAATCAACATGATGACCATTCATTAATCTCTCAGTGACTTTTGTTGTTGATGAAGGCTTCTTACACTTTGCTGATCCAGAAGAAGGCTGCACCTTTAGTTTTTGTGCTGCAGATCTAGAAACAATTTGGTTTATTCTTGAAGGCGATTCGCTTGCTGTTCCAGCAGCTGTTGAAGGATCTTCCAAATTCCTAACCATGTTTCAAAATAACGATGTTCAAATCATTGCTGGTATCTACGTGTCAGTGTCATGCTAAGTACCAGTGGTCAGTGTCGTGTTAAGTGTCAGTGTCAGTGTCATATGAAGTGCCAGTGTTTTCATTGCATCAAGTTCTAGTAAACTTTTACAAGTACAAAGATAAGATAAGGGAAAGGACACAGCTTAGTTCCATAAAACCTTGTTATCAAGTTTAAGTTAAGTCAATCAAATTGAATAGAGGAAAAGATACATCAAGCAGAAAATGAGAAGCATAAAGAATAGAAAGAATTTGCCATAAGTATGACTGCAATATCTATGACAAGATAAAGGGCAAAATCATAAGAAGGAGATCTAGAGAAAATTGGAAAGAATTTTGGAATGACAAAAATGGGTCACCCAAATATTTCAAATGTGATATAACCAAAATGTTTTTCATTGACAACAAAACCAAATAAGAATATTGAAACTAAAATAAGCACAAGCAAATCTATGTTTTtgcaaattataattatttatcaaacaaacttttttttttatatataaaactaagcATAATTAAGAAAGTAAGATACAAATGAAAATGTTGATTAATAATACCTAGGGCTATTATGTTTTGTACCTCTGCCATTGAAGGCAGTAAGTGGAGGTGGAGGTGGCATAGATGCAGAAGAAAATTTGGCTGGAAGAAGTTTCCTTTGAACAGAAGATGATGAATCTTCAATGGAAGTTCTAGAGACTCTTGATCTCTTTCTATGACCCCATTTCAACAACACATCACCACCACCACTTGGACTAGTGCTGTTGTTGCTTGTGCTATGACTTGTCTCAGTTGTTTTTTGAGGAGAAGAATCAAAAGGGGACATGTTGTTGTTATGCTTTTCCAAAGAAAGGACCATATATGATATTATATCAACCAATCTCAAAACTTTGCTTTCAAATGCTACTCAACTTTGTAGCATTTCTATTGTTACTTTCTTACtaatgttgttattattatttttattaccatAGGTGCGAAATATTCACTGTCGTTTAATAACTAATCTCTTCGCATAATCTCTTATCTCAACATGACCATTAAACTCTGACTAATTATTTTCGTAAAATTAGTTAGACACATAAGTTAAATTCTTTTCTTTCAATTGAATTTTCTCTATACACAAAAGTCAGATATCAAATTCCTAACCACTTACTTAAAGTGTCCGAATCCCTAATTACTGTGACCAACCACATATTAGAACTAATATTggtattattaattattgggtATTATATACGTTTTTATTCCCACAATCCCACTCTGCATCCATGTGCTAACCCCCATGATGTTCCcttttattccttttttttttgttccttAAACTCATACCatgaaaaagtaaaagaaaaattaaatatctataTGTATAATCAACAGCCATATCACCACTAAGAAGTCAATTCCAGACAATGATTACATTGATAGATGTCTacatataaacattatatatatttttcttccatataattgatttaaacaaaaaaaacatggTGCAGCAACAAATGTACAACAAAGGCATGAagcaaaaa contains:
- the LOC101492134 gene encoding uncharacterized protein; this encodes MVLSLEKHNNNMSPFDSSPQKTTETSHSTSNNSTSPSGGGDVLLKWGHRKRSRVSRTSIEDSSSSVQRKLLPAKFSSASMPPPPPLTAFNGRGTKHNSPRNLEDPSTAAGTASESPSRINQIVSRSAAQKLKVQPSSGSAKCKKPSSTTKVTERLMNGHHVDSSSIKSKHESRVPNAAAAANNEEKVSVEVIEWPKIYIALSRKEKEDDFLAMKGTKISQRPKKRAKNIDRTLQYCFPGMWLSDLTKSRYEVREKKSVKKQKRCRGLKGMESLESDSE